A DNA window from Mycobacterium sp. IDR2000157661 contains the following coding sequences:
- a CDS encoding FAD-binding oxidoreductase: protein MTSPAGLTGRVVCPGDADYRAASTGWDELFTHHPLAIVYARETQDVINALTWARRNDVALRVRSGRHCLEGWSNVDNGIVIDVSGLKAARVDAAACTATVGAGLTQMEAVTTLGKEGLAAPTGTEGTVGLVGATLGGGLGLLTRSIGMACDNLMAAEVVVAAGADGAQVITADETNNADLLWALRGAGNGNFGIVTSLTYKVHPLTRVSYVTATWPDLDDLGSVFDAWQHSAPNTDNRLTSQLEIHPDRILLSGALSHGSQAEAKGLLEPILSVGKPEIVATSAPWADTFASFQTPPQDEPANWKFFSQFTTEPFPDEAISLIGSYMAKAPSRESNYFTNAFGGAVKETEPTGGSAFAHRDALFYAEIGAGWGSRGGVAAPVDPMTAGALAWTAEFSRAMRPYVNGAYVNVPNAGTDDWASTYWGANVDRLRSIKRKYDPANVFRFEQSIPPAST from the coding sequence ATGACGAGTCCGGCGGGCCTGACCGGCCGCGTCGTGTGTCCCGGCGATGCGGACTACCGGGCAGCGAGCACCGGCTGGGACGAACTCTTCACTCACCATCCGCTCGCGATCGTCTATGCACGAGAGACGCAGGACGTGATCAACGCACTGACGTGGGCACGGCGAAACGACGTCGCGCTTCGCGTCCGCAGCGGCCGTCACTGCCTCGAAGGCTGGTCGAATGTGGACAACGGCATCGTGATCGACGTCAGTGGGCTGAAGGCGGCCCGGGTCGATGCCGCGGCCTGCACCGCAACCGTCGGCGCCGGACTCACCCAGATGGAAGCGGTGACCACGCTGGGGAAGGAGGGGCTCGCGGCGCCGACCGGCACCGAGGGCACCGTCGGACTGGTCGGCGCCACCCTCGGCGGTGGACTGGGCCTGCTCACCCGCAGCATCGGGATGGCTTGCGACAACTTGATGGCGGCCGAGGTCGTCGTGGCGGCGGGCGCCGACGGGGCGCAGGTGATCACGGCCGACGAAACGAACAACGCGGATCTGCTGTGGGCGCTGCGCGGGGCCGGCAACGGCAACTTCGGGATAGTCACGTCACTGACCTACAAGGTTCATCCACTGACGCGGGTCTCTTACGTGACCGCGACGTGGCCGGACCTCGACGACCTGGGATCGGTGTTCGACGCGTGGCAGCACTCGGCGCCGAACACCGACAACCGCCTCACCAGCCAGCTCGAGATCCACCCTGACAGGATCCTGCTGTCCGGGGCGCTTTCGCACGGCTCGCAAGCAGAAGCCAAGGGACTGCTGGAGCCGATACTGTCGGTCGGCAAGCCCGAGATCGTGGCAACGAGCGCGCCCTGGGCCGACACGTTCGCATCATTCCAGACGCCTCCGCAGGACGAACCCGCGAACTGGAAGTTCTTCTCGCAGTTCACTACCGAGCCATTTCCGGATGAGGCGATCAGCCTGATCGGCTCCTACATGGCCAAGGCCCCCTCACGGGAGTCCAATTACTTCACGAACGCCTTCGGCGGGGCGGTCAAGGAAACCGAGCCCACCGGTGGCTCTGCCTTCGCGCACCGCGACGCGCTCTTCTACGCCGAAATCGGCGCCGGCTGGGGTAGCCGGGGTGGGGTCGCCGCACCCGTCGATCCGATGACCGCCGGGGCCCTGGCTTGGACTGCCGAGTTCAGCCGGGCGATGCGGCCCTATGTGAACGGCGCCTACGTCAACGTGCCGAACGCCGGCACGGACGACTGGGCCAGCACCTATTGGGGAGCCAACGTCGACCGACTGCGCTCCATCAAGAGAAAGTACGACCCCGCCAACGTATTTCGATTCGAGCAGAGCATCCCGCCGGCGTCGACCTGA